The following DNA comes from Microcella sp..
CGGTTGCCATCGTCGAGCCCGCCCAGGCTCACGAGCGCGATGGTCGCGCCGATCGCGCCGAGAGACTGCGCAACGATGCGCGCAGCATCGCGTGTGCGCGCGAACACCGGTCGCACGATGCGCCACGAGAGAGCGGCGGTGATGACGCTGGCGAGCGCTCCCGCCGTGAGGGCGGCGCCGCCGATGCTCGGCAGCACCTCATCGACGAGGTGCCCCGTCAACAGTGCGGCGCCGACGGGCAGTAGCCCTGCGGCCACGATGGCCGGAGTGCTGAGGCGGTTGGTGAGCGACCACAGACCGCAGAAGCCCGCCACGATCAGGAGGGCGGCGCCCCAGTACAGCTCGTCGGGCACGAGATCGAGCCCGATGGGGCTGTCGACCCGCAGTGCCCAGGTGACCAGCATGAGCATGATCGTGCCGAGCACGGCGATGCCCTCACCCGTGGCATCCAGACCGCGTCGCTTGAGGGCGCCCGCCGCGATCATGGTCAGCAGCGTGCCGCCCGTGATGATCGCCATGCGCACCTCGGTGCCGTAGGTGACGAAGGCGAACACGAGCGCAAAGACCGCGAAGACCGAGAGCAGGCTGACGCCCACGACCACGAGGGCGATCTGGATGCCCGAGCGCCGTGGCTCAGAGGGTGCAGCCGCGCCGGTCTGCGGGTCGGCCGGTGCGGCCAGGAGCGGGGGAGCGGAGGTCGCAACGGCAGCGGCCGCGGTCGAAGCGGACTGCGATGCGGCGGGCGCGGTGGCGGGTCGAACCGCAGCGCTCGCGGTCTCGCGGCGGATTCGGCCGATGAGGTCGAGGCGAGCATCCACCGCATCGGCGGCCGCGACCGAGGCACGCGCGAGCTCTGCCGAGGCCTCGTGCCGCAGATCGAGCCCGCACGAGGCGCACACCGTGGCGGTCAGCGGCACGAAGCAGGCAGGGCAGCTCGTCGTCGACCGCAGTTCGGCGCTCGATCGCGGAAACACGACGCGGCCTGCCCACGCGCGGTCACCAGTCGGGTCGGCGGGTGGCGGTGGCGTCGCTGTCATGCCGCACACACTATTGCCCTCGCTGCCCCGCGGTCACGAAGCGAGTGCAGCCTGTGCACGGCAGCCTCGAAAAACGTTGGGGTGCACTTTCGGCGACGCGCTCGCCAGAATGAGCCCATGCCCGACACCCCGGAGGCGTTCGCCGCCGTCTACACCGAGCACCTCGGTGCCGTGAGCCGCTATCTCGCTCGACGCGTCGCCCGTGATGACGTCGACGATCTCGCCGCCGACGTGTTTGCGGTCGCGTGGCGCAAGCGTGCGTCAGTGCGGCCCGGCGAAGAACTGCCGTGGCTGTACCGCATCGCGGGGTACCTCGTGGCGAACCACCGTCGCCGCCTCGCCGCCCGGGCGTCGGTGCTCGGGTTGCTGTCGGTGCCCGACTCGGCCCCGTCGGCCGAGTCTCTCGTCACGGCAGACGCCGAGCTCGCCCGCGCATGGAACGCCCTCAGCCCGCGCGATCGCGAAGTGCTCGCGCTCGTCGTGCTCGACGACCTGTCGGTGAGCGATGCCGCTGTGACGCTCGGGGTGTCGGCGAATGCCGTGAGCATCCGCCTTCATCGCGCCAAGAAGGCGCTCGCCGACCAGCTCGCTCAGAATTCTGCCGACGATTCTGAAAGATCAGGCCGCCCCGCGACATAAACCGGGTATGAACAACACCACTGATGACCCGGCTGAGCGCCTTC
Coding sequences within:
- a CDS encoding RNA polymerase sigma factor → MPDTPEAFAAVYTEHLGAVSRYLARRVARDDVDDLAADVFAVAWRKRASVRPGEELPWLYRIAGYLVANHRRRLAARASVLGLLSVPDSAPSAESLVTADAELARAWNALSPRDREVLALVVLDDLSVSDAAVTLGVSANAVSIRLHRAKKALADQLAQNSADDSERSGRPAT